TCTGACAGAAAGTATTTATTTAATCGTTCCCAACCTAGAAAGATTGAATCTTAGAAATACAGCAGTCTATGGAATTCTCCCCAACAGTTTAGAGTTAGCAATGAATGCTCTCTATGGGATAGTTTATATTATCCTTCTTCTAGCAATTTCTAGTTTCATTTTTTCCCGCCGACAATTTTAAATGTTGCTTTTTATGACCTTTTTTCAGAAATAAATTCCTCTAGAGGAATTTACCTGTATACTGAGTCAATGGGGGCATTAGTGGATTAACCAGGACAAAAAAGCTCGTGGGAACCTTAGCAAGTCAATATTCAGGCATCTTTAAACAACAGAGAAAGCTGTCTCATCAAACGGGTAACTATGATGGACAGAAAGAATTCCTAGGCTCAATTTATCATCTTTTAAATTCTGGGGCAAATCCCCAGGAAGTCATGGCCAAAATTTTAGCCATCATTGGCCAAAAATACAGCATAGATAATGCAATTTTATTACGCATTGAATCATCTCTATGCCACATTTATCAGGCTTGGGCAGTGACAGAAAAGAGTTTGCTTGAAAGGTTACTCCATAATGAATGGCTACAGTTATTCCATTGTGCCGCCCAACAGCAAGTTTACCAGTTTTGTCAAGCCGATGCTATTACTACTCAATCTTTAGAGCTTACCCCATTAACAATTTTTGAGGAGGAAGATAATTTTCATTGTTGTATTTTAAGTGTTCCCGTGTATTTGAGTGAACAATTATTTGGGTATTTAATATTAGTAACTCAAGAAGCAACTCGTACGTTTACTTTAGAAGAAATTGAAACCTTAGAAATTGTGACAGATCAAATAGCGATCGTCATCCAAAACCGTCAATTACAAGAGCGTTTAAAGCAGTTAGAATTAGAAAATCAAAGACTACAATCTATTCATCAAGATAAAAAAGATTATCTCTCTCACATGAGTCATGAGTTACGCACACCTTTAGCGGGTATTTTAGGCTTTTCTAAGATGCTTAAAGAAGAACTTTATGGCCCCTTAAATGACAAGCAAAAACAGTATGTTCATGGAATTAGGGTATCAGGCGAACATTTATTGTCCCTTGTTAATGACTTTTTAGATCTCTCTAAAATTGAAGCGGAAAAAGAAGAAATATTTTTAGAAACTGTGGCGGTTGAAGATATTTGTTTGGCAGCAATTTCTATGGTTCAAGCCAAAGCAAATGAACAAGCACTTGACCTAATTATTGATATAGCGGATAACATTGATTTTTGTACCGTTGATCAAAGAAGAATTAAACAAATTCTGCTTAATTTACTTTCTAATGCCATTAAATTTACAGAAAAAGGTTCGGTGACATTACAAGTCAAACGAACTCAAAATAATCTGATTTTTTGTGTAATTGATACAGGAATTGGACTAAAAGAGGCAGATCAACAAAAACTATTTCAACCCTTTCAACAAATTCATAATCACCTCAGTCGCAAACATAAAGGAACAGGGTTAGGATTAGCATTATCTCGCAAATTAGCACAATTACATGGGGGAGATCTCACCTTAACCTCTGAATTTGGCAAGGGGAGTTGTTTCACCCTTGAATTACCCATTCAAGTTGATAGTCAGATCAGTTAAGGGTTTGTTAAAATAGAAATAAATCCTTAAAATTTGAGCTTGACAATAAAATGCTTACGGAAAAACTCAGCCAATTAAAAGCAATTTTTCAACCAATGGAACAGGTATTAATTGCCTATTCTGGGGGTATCGATAGCACTTTAGTCGCCAAAATTGCTTATGATGTTTTAGGCGATCGCGCGTTAGCAATTACGGCTGTGTCCCCGTCATTATTACCCGAAGAATTAGAAGAAGCCAAAATTCAAGCCGCCACCATTGGCATTCTCCATGAGTTAGTCCATACTCGTGAAATGGATAACCCCAGCTACACCGCAAACCCTGTTAACCGTTGTTATTTTTGCAAAAGTGAACTCCATGACACCCTGAAACCCCTCGCCTTAAAACGAGGCTATCCCTATGTGGTAGATGGGGTTAACGCTGATGACTTACAAGACTATCGCCCCGGTATACAAGCGGCTAAGGAAAGAGGGGCGCGATCGCCGTTAGCAGAAGTCGGTATCACAAAATCCGAAGTTCGTCAACTCTCCCAAGCTTTGGGTTTACCTTGGTGGGATAAACCAGCCCAACCCTGTTTAAGTTCCCGTTTTCCCTATGGTGAAGAAATTACGGTGGCGAAACTGCAAAGGGTAGGACGAGCCGAAATTTATCTGCGTAACCTAGGTTATCACAATTTAAGGGTGCGTTCTCAGGGAGACACAGCCAAAATTGAATTACCCCCAGAGGTAATCAAAGATTTTGTTATTACGGCTAATTTACCCCAATTGGTGACCAAGTTTCAAAAATTAGGCTTTATTTATGTCACCCTTGATTTAGAAGGGTATCGTAGTGGTAAATTAAATCAAGAAATTTTGGGGAAAGATAGAGCCAATGTTTAGACGAAAAAGTTAGCTATAACATCTTAAAGATTCTAAGCGATATACTCCTTATGCTAATTTTAGGGGATAGATTAATTATAGGCGATCGCACTGAGATAAATATTCAGTAATAATATGCTCTAAGTCCTTAGCATAAGATTCAATAGCATATAAAACAAGTAAACTTTTCGTCTAGGATTACCATTTTTAGACCAATATTTTGACGTGAAAAGCCATATTTTCATCTATCAGGATAATATTCTCCACTGGCTAGAGTAATCCAGTTATGACCTTCTGATTTATAATCAGAAAAATAGGTATTAAAATTTGACATCTTTATTTGATTAAAAATTGAGCTTGAAAAGGTGGGCATTGCCCACCCTACCATCTTCTTAACTCAAAACTCCCACAGGAATGCCTAAAATATCCTCAATCTTGGGCATTTCATCTAAGGGAATAACCCGTCCTTCATCTTCAAATCCTTCAATTTCATTGAAGTTGAGATAACGGTATAATTCACCTGCAAAGGGATCAATTTTTTGGGTGACAATCTCCATGTATTCCTCAACAGTGGGGATTTTTCCTAATAAGGCACAAACGGCAGCTAATTCCGCAGAACCGAGGTAAACTCTGGCCCCTTTACCCATACGATTATTAAAGTTACGGGTAGAGGTAGAAAATACGGTCGCATTGTCTTCTACACGCGCTTGGTTGCCCATACATAGGGAACATCCAGGCATTTCTGTTCGCGCACCAGATGCGGCAAAAGTACCATAAACCCCTTCTTCTCGTAGCTGTTTTTCATCCATTCGGGTTGGGGGACATATCCATAAAACAGATTTAATGCGTCCGGCCCCTTCTAAGATTTTAGCAGCAGCACGATAATGTCCAATATTCGTCATACAGGAACCTATGAACACTTCATCAACTTTGTCCCCGGCACATTCGGACATCAATTTAACATTATCAGGGTCATTTGGTGCAGCAACAATCGGTTCTTTAATCTCACTTAAATTGACTTCGATGATGTCTGCATATTCTGCGGTTTCATCCCCTTCCATTAATACGGGATTTTTTAACCATTGTTCCATTTTTGCTGCACGACGCATCAAAGTCCGAGAATCTTTATATCCTCGTGCAACCATATTTTTGATTAGGGCAATATTGGATTGCAAATATTCCGCAATAGTCTCTTTTCCTAACTTAATTGTTGACCCTGCACAAGACCTTTCTGCCGTTGCATCGGTTAATTCAAAAGCTTGTTCAACTTTTAAATTAGGTAAACCTTCCATTTCCATAATACGGCCATTGAAAACATTAATTTTGTTCTCTTTGGCAACAGTTAATTTACCTTCTTGCATAGCAACCCAAGGAATAGCATTAACAATATCCCGTAATGTCACCCCTGGTTGTAATTCTCCAGTAAACTTAACTAATACTGATTCTGGCATATCTAAGGGCATAACCCCTAATGCTGCGGCAAATGCGACTAAACCCGAACCTGCGGGGAAGGAAATACCCAAGGGGAAGCGAGTATGGGAGTCACCCCCAGTTCCTACAGTATCGGGTAATAACATCCGGTTTAACCAAGAATGGATGATACCATCCCCAGGACGCAAAGCTACCCCTCCACGAGTCGAGAAAAAGTCGGGTAACTCGTGATGAGTTTTGATGTCTACGGGTTTGGGATAAGCAGCAGTATGACAGAAACTTTGTAGGGTTAAGTCTGCATTGAACCCTAAACAAGCGAGTTCTTTTAATTCGTCACGGGTCATGGGGCCTGTGGTATCCTGAGAACCAACAGTCGTCATGATGGGTTCGCAAGAAGTCCCAGGTCTGACCCCAGGTAAACCGCAAGCTTTACCGACCATTTTTTGCGCTAAGGTAAACCCTTTATGGGTGTCTTCAGGAATACTAGGACGGACAAAAATCGTACTAGGTTCGAGTCCTAAAGCATGACGGGTTTTATCGGTTAAACCGCGTCCAATGAGTAAAGGAATGCGTCCACCGGCCCGAACTTCGTCTAGAATAGTGTCAGGTTTGGTGGTGAAAGTAGCAATTAATTCTCCTGCTTCATTGGTAATTTCTCCTTTGTAGGGATAGATGATGATAACGTCACCCGTTTCCATCTCCGAGACATCGCATTCGATAGGAAATGCACCGGAGTCTTCAGCAGTATTGAAGAAAATAGGGGCAATTTTTCCGCCTATAATGTATCCTCCTGACCGTTTATTAGGGACAAAAGGAATATCATTGCCAATATGCCATAAAACCGAGTTGATAGCAGATTTACGGGAGGAACCAGTCCCTACCACATCCCCAACATAAGCCACAGGATAGCCTTTATCTTTGACTCTGGCAATGGTTTCTATCCCTTCTGGCATTAGGGATTCTAACATAGCTAAGGCATGGAGGGGAATATCAGGTCTTGTGGTAGCATGGGGGGCAGGGGATAGGTCATCGGTGTTGGTTTCCCCAGGTACTTTAAAGACTGTGACGATGATTTTTTCGGGGACTTTGGGTTTATTGATGAACCATGCAGCTTCGGCCCATGCGTCAACCACTTGTTTTGCGAATGGGTTCGTTTCAGATAATTCTAAAACCTCATTGAAAACATCAAAAACTAACAGGGTTTTGCTTAATGCAGTTGCTGCGGTAGATGCGAGGGTACTATCAGAAGATTTGAGTAAGTCTACTAAAGATTGTACGTTATAGCCTCCCATCATGGTTCCTAAAAGGTCTACGGCCCCTTGACGAGAGATGAGGGGACAAGTTATCTCACCCTTAGCAATACCTGTCAAAAACCCTGCTTTAACGTAGGCCGCTTCATCCACACCAGGGGGAACTCTATCCCGTAATAACATCAAAAGTTCTTCTTTGAGTTCTTTGGGGGGATTTTTTAACATTTCGCATAGTTGCGATGTTTGTTCTGCGGTTAAAGGGAGGGGAGGAATACCAAGTTTTGCTCTTTCTGCTGCGTGTTTGTGATAGTTTTCTAACATTCAGTGATTCTCCTGCTGTGTACTTCTTGCTGTTGCGATGGAAACTGTTTAGGGTATCACTCTTAAGGGTATCAAGTTTATTTGGTAATAGTGTGGAGGGTTTTGTTAAGTTTATGGGAAAGGGGTGTTAGGATTGGTTGATGCTTCTTGAAGATTTGATATACTTTAAGGGTACAACTATCATTCTTTTTAGGGGTTTGACCTATTCCCACACAAGCACAAGTTTGGCAATGTTATCGGTTGTGTATTTGGGCAACTAAATTATATTTACCTATCTATTTAATTCGTCTAGATGAACGCACAGGATACATTATTTTTATTGCTGGCGAAGAAATTTTAATCGAAATTTATCCTAATGGTAATTGGAGGTATGCTGATGACTGAACCTGATTTTAACACTATGAATCTCAAAAAGTTGAGACAATATATCTTATCTCATCGAGAAGATAACGAAGCGTTTTATACTTTTGTTGATCGAGTTGATAAGGAAAAAAACTGGATAAATAATCCGCCTCTAGATTCAATAGAAGATATGAATAATTATCCAGATTTTTTAGAGAAGATTAAAAAAGATAAAGGGAGAAAGACTCCTGAGCATTTAGGTGATTTTTCTTCTTAGAGACAATCTGTTTTGCGTAAGCGACGCAATGCAGTTTATCATCATAATCTTATTTGTAAAGAGTATAAACTACCCCAAGAAGAAGGATGTAATCCTTCAGATAGAAATAAACGTCATGATGGGACTTTTAGTAATACGAGAGATCGTATTTATGAGATTTTAAGGTATTTGGGATTGAAACCAAAATTAGTGATGGAGAGGATTATTGGCAATTCAGAAAATTGGCTCTCCCGACATCTTGGTATAAAATGTATAATCAGCTACAATACTTAAGATGGTGGGTTACGACGCGGATTAAAACTTATTAGTTTTTCATCAAAATCATAGCCGCGTCTAACCCACCCTACGAATTATAAGCTTTACTTATCACCACAAGTACGGGAGAGCCATTATTAAAGTTGAAAATACACAATGAAAAAAATTATCGGTTTTGTCGCTGTCAGTTTAGTTACTTTTTCATCCATTACTATTCAATCGCAAAATAACGCTGCTTTTGCTTCATCCTCAACTATTCCACCAAATCCAAAATGTAATATAAAAGGGAATATTTCAGTAAGTACAGGCAAAAAACTTTATCATATTCCCGGACAACAAGATTACGAAAAAACTGTAATATCAACAGATAAAGGTGAAAGATGGTTCTGTAGCGAAGAAGAAGCTAGAAAAGCTGGATGGACTAAAGCACCTCGATAAAAGCTTGTAGGGTGGGCATTGCCCACCTTACGAATAGATGTATTAGAATCATAATAAGACTTAATTATTAAATTAAAATCAAATAACTTCTTATTGACCATGATTAAAATTCTTCACTTTTCTGATATTCACCTAGGTAGCGGTTTCTCCCATGGAAGAATTAACCCACAAACAGGTTTAAATACCCGTTTAGAAGACTTTATCAAGTCCTTAAGTTTATGTATTGATTGCGCTATTCAAGAAGCTGTAGATCTCGTTTTATTTGGGGGTGATGCCTTTCCTGATGCTACACCTCCCCCTTATATTCAGGAAGCATTTGCTTCTCAATTTCGACGCTTAGCTGATGCCAATATTCCTACCATTTTATTAGTGGGAAATCATGACCAACATTCTCAAGGAAATGGGGGCGCAAGTTTATGTATTTATCGAACTTTAGCCGTTCCTGGGTTTATTGTGGGAGATAAATTAGAAACCCATAGAATCTCTACAAAAAATGGGGGCATTCAAGTTATTACATTACCTTGGTTAACCCGTTCTATTTTATTAACTAAAGCGAAAACAGAAGGGTTATGTTTAGATGATGTTAATCAATTATTAATCGAAGCCCTCAGACCTGCTTTGGAGGCAGAAATCAGGCAGTTAGAACCAGAAACTCCAACCATTTTATTAGGACATTTAATGGTCAATAGGGCAAGATTTGGGGCTGAACAATTTCTGGCAGTTGGCCGAGGATTTACCATTCCTATTTCCTTATTAATTCGTCCTGAATTTGATTATGTGGCCTTAGGTCATGTGCATAAATACCAAAATTTGAATCCGAATAATAATCCCCCCATTATTTATCCTGGCAGTATTGAAAGAGTGGATTTTAGCGAAGAAAAAGAAGAGAAAGGCTATATTTTATTGAGGGTTAAAAAAGGTGAGGTTGATTGGCAATTTTGCCCCTTACCTGCCCGTCCTTTTTATACTATAAAAGTTGATATTTCTGATAGAGAAGATCCCCAAGATGCCTTATTAAAAGCCATTGCTAAAAAAAATATTGAGGAATCAGTTGTAAGATTAAATTATCAAATTCGGTCAGAACAATTAGACTTGGTTAATAGTGCAGTGATTCATGATGCGTTAAAAGCTGCCCATAGTTATACGATTCGTCCTGAATTAATTAGTCAATTAGCCCGTCCTCGTTTACCAGAATTAGGAATAGGAAAAAGTTTAGATCCTCTAGAAGCATTAAAAACATATCTTGATAATAAAGAAGATCTAAAAGAGCTTGTTAATGATATGTTGGAAGCGGCTCAATTATTATTAAATGGAGAGGAAGAAGAACAAGAATTAGAAGTCTTACAAGAGGAATTGTTTTAAAATCACTGAAATTGTTATCATGATTAACTTAAAAATATTAAGATTTTTTCTGCCACTTTTTTCTGCTGTTTTCCTGATCAATTATTCTTCGGAAAAACTTTTGAGTGAAAACTTAAATTCTGATGCTGTACTTAACAAGATAACTTTTGATATCTCTGCTATTTCTCCTGACGGTTTAATTGGCCCAATAGATGGGTTAAGAACGGTCAGTTATGAATTTTGTATTCCAGCAAATCCTCAATTTTTAGCAACAATACAAACCATTGATCCAACTGTCGATATTTATCGTAACAGTCCAGGAAGAATTAGGTGTCAAAATTATCAGTATCTTTGCATTGGCCATACTCATAATAGGCAATGGAAAGACATTTTATTGGCAATTTCTCAGTTAGATTATGTAGAAAAAATTAATGAATTTTATGGAGAATAGTTGAGCTTTATGATAATAATAAATAAAGAATTTATAAGTTGAGTTTAGGAACAAAATATAACTAAAGAGATCAGCGATCGCTGATGACAATAAAAGTTACAAAATTAACTTAACATAATTGTCTCCTGATGCCCTACAATATAAACCCATGAAGACTCTATTTTCTCTCCCAAACATCCCCTCTTGCGCGTGGAAGCATCCTATCGGTCAAGGATGGGATAACCCCTACACCGTGCGTTATGCTAGTAATTTAGATGATGGCCCCTGGCATGGAATGCCCCTCGGTGGGTTTGGGGCCGGTTGTATTGGCCGTTCCCCTCGCGGTGATTTTAACCTTTGGCATTTAGACGGGGGAGAACATATTTTTAAAAGTATCCCATCTTGTCAGTTTAGTATCTTTGAACAACTAGAAGATGGTACGGCCCAAGCTTATGCTTTATCGACGGAACCACCCACCGATAAAACTCTATCCCGTTGGGCCTGGTATCCCAAGGAAAAGGGAACTTACCATGCTCTTTATCCCTGTAGTTGGTATCAGTATGAAGGGGCTTTTCAATCAACCATAATTTGTGAACAATTTTCCCCTATTATTCCCAATAATTATCAAGAAACCAGTTATCCGTTAGGCATTTTTGAATGGACGGTTCGCAACCCTACGGATAAACCCATTACCCTCAGTATTATGTTAACTTGGCAAAATATTGTCGGGTGGTTTACTAATGCTATTAAATCTCCGGAAATTACGGTTAGGGATGATGGCAGTCCTGAGTATGAATATCAACCCAGATGGGGTCATAGTACAGGCAATTTTAATCAGTGGGTACAAGATAATTTTCGGGTCGGTTTCATTCTTAATCGTCTACAACCTCATGAAAGAGTTCAAGAGGGAGAAGGACAGATTTGTATTGCCAGTGTAACTAATCCTAGTGTTGAGGTTTTTTATCTG
This genomic stretch from Crocosphaera sp. UHCC 0190 harbors:
- a CDS encoding HAMP domain-containing sensor histidine kinase, which gives rise to MGTLASQYSGIFKQQRKLSHQTGNYDGQKEFLGSIYHLLNSGANPQEVMAKILAIIGQKYSIDNAILLRIESSLCHIYQAWAVTEKSLLERLLHNEWLQLFHCAAQQQVYQFCQADAITTQSLELTPLTIFEEEDNFHCCILSVPVYLSEQLFGYLILVTQEATRTFTLEEIETLEIVTDQIAIVIQNRQLQERLKQLELENQRLQSIHQDKKDYLSHMSHELRTPLAGILGFSKMLKEELYGPLNDKQKQYVHGIRVSGEHLLSLVNDFLDLSKIEAEKEEIFLETVAVEDICLAAISMVQAKANEQALDLIIDIADNIDFCTVDQRRIKQILLNLLSNAIKFTEKGSVTLQVKRTQNNLIFCVIDTGIGLKEADQQKLFQPFQQIHNHLSRKHKGTGLGLALSRKLAQLHGGDLTLTSEFGKGSCFTLELPIQVDSQIS
- the larE gene encoding ATP-dependent sacrificial sulfur transferase LarE, which translates into the protein MLTEKLSQLKAIFQPMEQVLIAYSGGIDSTLVAKIAYDVLGDRALAITAVSPSLLPEELEEAKIQAATIGILHELVHTREMDNPSYTANPVNRCYFCKSELHDTLKPLALKRGYPYVVDGVNADDLQDYRPGIQAAKERGARSPLAEVGITKSEVRQLSQALGLPWWDKPAQPCLSSRFPYGEEITVAKLQRVGRAEIYLRNLGYHNLRVRSQGDTAKIELPPEVIKDFVITANLPQLVTKFQKLGFIYVTLDLEGYRSGKLNQEILGKDRANV
- the acnB gene encoding bifunctional aconitate hydratase 2/2-methylisocitrate dehydratase; this encodes MLENYHKHAAERAKLGIPPLPLTAEQTSQLCEMLKNPPKELKEELLMLLRDRVPPGVDEAAYVKAGFLTGIAKGEITCPLISRQGAVDLLGTMMGGYNVQSLVDLLKSSDSTLASTAATALSKTLLVFDVFNEVLELSETNPFAKQVVDAWAEAAWFINKPKVPEKIIVTVFKVPGETNTDDLSPAPHATTRPDIPLHALAMLESLMPEGIETIARVKDKGYPVAYVGDVVGTGSSRKSAINSVLWHIGNDIPFVPNKRSGGYIIGGKIAPIFFNTAEDSGAFPIECDVSEMETGDVIIIYPYKGEITNEAGELIATFTTKPDTILDEVRAGGRIPLLIGRGLTDKTRHALGLEPSTIFVRPSIPEDTHKGFTLAQKMVGKACGLPGVRPGTSCEPIMTTVGSQDTTGPMTRDELKELACLGFNADLTLQSFCHTAAYPKPVDIKTHHELPDFFSTRGGVALRPGDGIIHSWLNRMLLPDTVGTGGDSHTRFPLGISFPAGSGLVAFAAALGVMPLDMPESVLVKFTGELQPGVTLRDIVNAIPWVAMQEGKLTVAKENKINVFNGRIMEMEGLPNLKVEQAFELTDATAERSCAGSTIKLGKETIAEYLQSNIALIKNMVARGYKDSRTLMRRAAKMEQWLKNPVLMEGDETAEYADIIEVNLSEIKEPIVAAPNDPDNVKLMSECAGDKVDEVFIGSCMTNIGHYRAAAKILEGAGRIKSVLWICPPTRMDEKQLREEGVYGTFAASGARTEMPGCSLCMGNQARVEDNATVFSTSTRNFNNRMGKGARVYLGSAELAAVCALLGKIPTVEEYMEIVTQKIDPFAGELYRYLNFNEIEGFEDEGRVIPLDEMPKIEDILGIPVGVLS
- a CDS encoding DUF6888 family protein, with protein sequence MPTQAQVWQCYRLCIWATKLYLPIYLIRLDERTGYIIFIAGEEILIEIYPNGNWRYADD
- a CDS encoding DUF6887 family protein; the encoded protein is MTEPDFNTMNLKKLRQYILSHREDNEAFYTFVDRVDKEKNWINNPPLDSIEDMNNYPDFLEKIKKDKGRKTPEHLGDFSS
- the sbcD gene encoding exonuclease subunit SbcD, with the translated sequence MIKILHFSDIHLGSGFSHGRINPQTGLNTRLEDFIKSLSLCIDCAIQEAVDLVLFGGDAFPDATPPPYIQEAFASQFRRLADANIPTILLVGNHDQHSQGNGGASLCIYRTLAVPGFIVGDKLETHRISTKNGGIQVITLPWLTRSILLTKAKTEGLCLDDVNQLLIEALRPALEAEIRQLEPETPTILLGHLMVNRARFGAEQFLAVGRGFTIPISLLIRPEFDYVALGHVHKYQNLNPNNNPPIIYPGSIERVDFSEEKEEKGYILLRVKKGEVDWQFCPLPARPFYTIKVDISDREDPQDALLKAIAKKNIEESVVRLNYQIRSEQLDLVNSAVIHDALKAAHSYTIRPELISQLARPRLPELGIGKSLDPLEALKTYLDNKEDLKELVNDMLEAAQLLLNGEEEEQELEVLQEELF